A portion of the Gammaproteobacteria bacterium genome contains these proteins:
- a CDS encoding lipopolysaccharide biosynthesis protein yields MNLSDYLAVLKRRKLQLIVPTALVFVATLGIAFGLPPVYISTATILIEQQDIPQDLVRTTVTSYATERIQVISQRVMTRDNLRTIIEKYDLYPEEQRSTDIGEIITMMRSNVSVRMVSAEVVDPKSGRAGKAAIAFDLSFESSNPEAAKQVVDEMVSLYLEENARMRSQMAADTSAFLAEEANRLSIHIADLEAQLAVHKEKNVGQLPQLMAMNMNLMERTERELEEVQRSISDLEERKVYLESQLTQLEPNTGDSPEGRLRALQMAYLRASSIYSPDHPDIQNMRREIDTLKAQVGHTDSTSSLEQQFLKVQADLAAAREKYSEDHPDVVALKRSLATLGNELEVARDTGNGVVTSGFQPDNPAYVSTKTQLESLKISLSSTLERRDRLKAKLADYENRIVQTPKVEQEGLAISREYDNAVRKYHELKQNLLEAQVSEQLEQEQRGERFSLIEPAYVPSSPDKPNRPGILLLGTVLSLVAGLGFAAGTEYLDESVRGTRGITQLFGSPPIVAIPYINIDGEGTAALSQNRIMVIGLAVLTVLVLGLLLMQFFWSAPA; encoded by the coding sequence TTGAATCTGAGCGATTATCTGGCGGTATTGAAGCGCCGGAAGCTGCAGCTGATCGTGCCGACAGCGCTGGTGTTCGTTGCTACCCTTGGCATCGCCTTTGGTCTCCCTCCAGTGTACATCTCGACCGCGACGATCCTGATCGAGCAACAGGATATTCCGCAGGATCTGGTCAGAACCACGGTGACGAGCTATGCCACCGAGCGCATCCAGGTTATCAGCCAGCGTGTGATGACGCGCGATAATCTGCGCACGATCATCGAGAAGTACGATCTTTATCCCGAAGAACAGCGATCCACTGACATCGGCGAGATCATCACGATGATGCGCTCGAACGTCAGCGTGCGCATGGTGAGTGCCGAGGTGGTGGATCCCAAGAGTGGCAGGGCCGGCAAGGCGGCGATAGCCTTCGATCTTTCGTTCGAGAGCAGCAATCCGGAGGCGGCAAAGCAGGTCGTCGACGAGATGGTGTCGCTGTACCTCGAGGAGAATGCCAGGATGCGGTCGCAAATGGCCGCGGACACCTCCGCATTCCTGGCGGAAGAGGCGAATCGCCTGAGTATCCATATCGCCGATCTCGAGGCGCAGCTGGCGGTGCACAAGGAGAAGAACGTTGGACAGTTGCCCCAGTTGATGGCGATGAACATGAACCTGATGGAGCGCACGGAGCGGGAGTTGGAGGAGGTGCAACGCAGTATTTCCGACCTGGAAGAGCGCAAGGTTTACCTGGAATCGCAGTTGACTCAGCTCGAGCCCAACACCGGAGATAGCCCGGAGGGCCGCTTGCGTGCATTGCAAATGGCGTATCTGCGCGCATCCTCCATCTATTCGCCCGATCATCCAGACATCCAGAACATGCGTCGCGAGATCGACACGCTCAAGGCCCAGGTCGGGCATACCGACAGTACAAGCAGCCTTGAACAGCAGTTCCTGAAGGTGCAGGCAGATCTGGCGGCGGCACGCGAGAAATACTCCGAGGACCATCCTGATGTCGTCGCGTTGAAAAGATCCCTCGCGACCCTCGGTAACGAACTGGAGGTTGCTCGCGACACCGGCAACGGGGTTGTCACCAGCGGGTTTCAACCGGACAACCCGGCCTATGTTTCAACCAAGACACAACTCGAATCATTGAAGATCAGCCTCAGCTCGACGCTGGAGCGACGCGACAGATTGAAGGCCAAGCTGGCCGATTATGAAAATCGTATCGTCCAGACGCCGAAGGTAGAGCAGGAAGGACTTGCAATCTCGCGGGAATACGACAACGCGGTGCGCAAGTATCATGAGCTGAAACAGAACCTGCTCGAGGCCCAGGTATCCGAGCAGCTGGAACAGGAGCAGCGTGGTGAAAGGTTTTCCCTGATCGAGCCGGCCTATGTTCCGTCGTCGCCGGACAAGCCAAACCGGCCCGGGATCCTTCTGCTGGGGACAGTTCTGTCTCTGGTGGCCGGGCTGGGGTTCGCGGCGGGTACTGAATATCTGGATGAATCAGTGCGCGGCACCCGGGGAATCACCCAGCTGTTCGGGTCGCCGCCGATCGTGGCCATACCTTATATCAATATCGATGGAGAGGGTACGGCCGCCCTTTCCCAGAACAGGATCATGGTGATTGGTCTGGCTGTGCTGACTGTGCTGGTACTGGGTCTGCTGTTGATGCAGTTCTTCTGGTCCGCGCCGGCCTGA
- the rfbG gene encoding CDP-glucose 4,6-dehydratase, producing the protein MNPGFWEGKRVLLTGHTGFKGSWLSLWLQKAGARLVGYSLPAPTVPSLFEVARVAGGMTSVEGDIRDLPHLAAVLRQHEPEIVIHMAAQSLVRYSYEHPVETYMTNVIGTVNVFEAVRAMPGVRTVLNITSDKCYENREWHWGYRENEPMGGYDPYSSSKGCAELVTAAYRNSYFSASNQRVVLASARAGNVIGGGDWAKDRLIPDIVQAFMQGRPAIIRNPVAIRPWQHVLEPLNGYLTLVEASYERGVAMGEGWNFGPESADVQPVAWIVERMAQMWGGDSTWKLDPSEQPHEARHLKLDCSKAQSVLGWRPKMTLAEGLARVVDWYRAFQNGQDMRDYTMNEIAVYEKK; encoded by the coding sequence ATGAACCCCGGATTCTGGGAGGGAAAAAGAGTCCTGCTTACGGGCCATACCGGCTTCAAGGGTAGCTGGCTGTCGCTCTGGCTGCAGAAGGCCGGTGCCCGGCTGGTCGGCTATTCCTTGCCGGCCCCGACAGTTCCGAGTCTGTTCGAGGTCGCCCGGGTCGCGGGCGGCATGACCTCCGTGGAAGGAGATATCCGCGACCTGCCGCATCTTGCCGCCGTGCTGCGCCAGCACGAGCCGGAGATTGTCATTCATATGGCAGCACAATCGCTGGTGCGCTATTCCTACGAGCACCCCGTGGAAACCTACATGACGAACGTCATTGGCACGGTCAACGTGTTCGAGGCGGTGCGCGCGATGCCCGGCGTCCGCACGGTACTCAATATCACCAGCGACAAGTGCTACGAAAACCGCGAGTGGCACTGGGGATACCGCGAGAACGAACCGATGGGTGGCTACGACCCGTATTCGAGCAGCAAGGGCTGCGCTGAACTGGTTACCGCCGCTTACCGCAATTCCTATTTCTCCGCGAGCAATCAGCGGGTCGTGCTGGCGAGCGCGCGTGCAGGTAACGTCATCGGTGGCGGCGACTGGGCCAAGGACCGACTGATACCCGATATCGTGCAGGCCTTCATGCAGGGCCGGCCCGCAATCATCCGCAATCCCGTCGCCATTCGTCCGTGGCAGCACGTGCTGGAACCGCTCAACGGCTACCTGACGCTGGTGGAGGCGAGTTACGAGCGTGGGGTTGCCATGGGCGAAGGATGGAACTTCGGTCCGGAGAGTGCCGATGTGCAGCCGGTCGCCTGGATTGTGGAGAGGATGGCCCAGATGTGGGGCGGGGATTCAACTTGGAAGCTTGATCCATCGGAGCAACCGCACGAGGCACGCCATCTGAAACTGGATTGCAGCAAGGCACAGAGCGTGCTCGGCTGGCGGCCGAAGATGACCCTGGCCGAGGGGCTGGCGCGGGTTGTTGACTGGTACCGCGCCTTTCAGAACGGGCAGGATATGCGTGATTACACCATGAACGAGATTGCGGTCTATGAAAAAAAATAA
- a CDS encoding glycosyltransferase — MLRRITHRIKTALGRQPQAANRAVVSLLPAGKPLGNVLLSYVIDPFLRGPAVPISDSHTHHWESFQIAQTFLNHGYAVDVVSYMNSTFVPQKRYNYFIAARTQLERIARSLNRDCVIVAHLDTAHWITSNCSAYARLLDLKNRRHTGLKNSIKLIEANLAIEHAHLATVLGNDYTIDTYHYAGTPIFRIPISTTAVYDWDPAKDFEQCRKNYLWFGSSGFVHKGLDLVLEAFARMPDHHLTVCGPLDEEKEFVAIYRRELYETRNIHAEGWVDVNGHRFREITAQCAGLVYPSCAEGGGGSAITCMHAGIVPLLSREASVDLDDECGVLLRDTSVAGIMDAVKGFSNLPADKLQQMARNAWTRARATHTRERFAVDYDRFVSEVLLPKSFGRQP; from the coding sequence CTGCCTTGGGCAGGCAGCCGCAGGCCGCCAACCGGGCCGTGGTTTCACTCCTCCCGGCCGGGAAACCGCTCGGCAACGTCCTGCTCTCCTATGTGATCGACCCGTTTCTGCGCGGGCCGGCGGTGCCGATCTCTGACAGCCACACCCATCACTGGGAATCATTCCAGATCGCGCAGACGTTTCTGAACCACGGCTACGCGGTCGATGTCGTCAGCTACATGAACTCCACGTTTGTCCCGCAGAAGCGCTACAACTACTTCATCGCCGCGCGCACCCAGCTCGAGCGGATCGCCCGCAGCCTGAACCGGGACTGCGTCATCGTCGCCCACCTGGACACGGCCCACTGGATCACCAGCAACTGTTCCGCCTATGCGCGCCTGCTGGATCTGAAAAACAGGCGCCACACGGGCCTGAAGAACAGCATCAAGCTGATCGAGGCCAATCTTGCCATCGAGCACGCCCATCTGGCAACCGTGCTGGGCAACGACTACACGATAGATACTTACCACTACGCCGGCACGCCGATTTTCCGCATCCCCATCTCCACCACCGCCGTCTACGACTGGGATCCTGCCAAGGATTTCGAACAATGCAGAAAGAACTATCTCTGGTTCGGCAGCAGCGGGTTCGTCCACAAGGGCCTGGATCTGGTGCTGGAGGCCTTCGCGCGCATGCCGGACCACCATCTGACGGTCTGCGGCCCGCTCGATGAGGAGAAGGAATTCGTCGCCATCTATCGCCGGGAGCTGTACGAGACCCGGAACATCCATGCCGAGGGATGGGTCGACGTAAACGGCCACCGGTTCCGCGAGATCACCGCGCAGTGCGCCGGGCTCGTCTACCCGAGCTGCGCGGAAGGCGGCGGCGGCAGCGCCATCACGTGCATGCACGCCGGCATCGTGCCTCTGCTCAGTCGCGAGGCGAGCGTGGACCTGGACGATGAGTGCGGTGTTCTGCTGCGAGATACCAGCGTGGCAGGCATCATGGATGCGGTCAAAGGATTCTCGAATCTACCCGCAGACAAACTGCAGCAGATGGCAAGAAACGCCTGGACGCGCGCGCGCGCGACGCACACCCGGGAGCGTTTTGCGGTGGATTACGACCGGTTTGTTTCCGAGGTATTACTGCCGAAATCGTTCGGCCGGCAACCTTGA
- a CDS encoding AAA family ATPase: protein MYESYYKFKEKPFSLLPDPGFLFLSKNHRMALAMLEYGLLNQAGFTVITGEIGSGKTTLIRKLLNQIESDENITVGLVSNTHRSFGELLQWILLAFKLEFRGKEKVELYQTLAEFLMREHEMGHRTILIIDEAQNLDIESLEQLRMLSNINANKDQILQLMLIGQPGLRDMLRHPHLEQFAQRIAVDFHLRPLDLQATCEYIRHRLVVAGGDPNLFEAAACVTVFYYTRGVPRLINVLCDTALVCGFADQKPRIDADLIHDVVRDRNIGGIFPVWGAETDDHGKVLDMHAVKNSGHSGAE, encoded by the coding sequence ATGTACGAGTCATATTATAAATTCAAAGAAAAACCGTTTTCCCTGCTGCCCGATCCGGGTTTTCTCTTTCTCAGCAAGAACCATCGAATGGCGTTGGCCATGCTGGAGTACGGCCTGTTGAACCAGGCCGGATTCACGGTGATCACCGGCGAGATCGGTTCTGGCAAGACGACGTTGATACGCAAGCTGCTGAACCAGATCGAAAGCGATGAAAATATCACGGTGGGCCTGGTTTCCAACACCCATCGTTCCTTCGGCGAATTGCTGCAATGGATCCTGCTCGCGTTCAAGCTGGAATTTCGCGGCAAGGAAAAGGTTGAGCTGTACCAGACCCTGGCGGAATTCCTCATGCGCGAGCATGAAATGGGCCATCGCACGATCCTGATCATCGACGAGGCGCAGAATCTCGATATTGAATCTCTCGAACAGCTGCGGATGCTGTCCAACATCAACGCAAACAAGGACCAGATCCTCCAGTTGATGCTGATCGGCCAGCCTGGCCTGCGCGACATGCTGCGCCACCCCCATCTGGAGCAGTTTGCCCAGAGGATCGCGGTGGATTTCCACCTGCGGCCCCTTGATCTCCAGGCGACGTGCGAGTACATCCGCCATCGGCTTGTGGTCGCGGGGGGGGATCCCAACCTGTTCGAGGCGGCGGCATGCGTCACCGTGTTCTATTACACGCGCGGCGTGCCCCGGCTGATCAATGTGCTGTGCGATACGGCGCTGGTATGCGGCTTTGCCGACCAGAAACCCCGTATCGACGCCGATCTGATCCATGACGTGGTGCGTGACCGCAACATCGGGGGCATCTTCCCGGTCTGGGGCGCGGAAACGGACGATCACGGGAAGGTGCTCGACATGCACGCTGTAAAGAACAGCGGCCATAGCGGAGCTGAATAG
- a CDS encoding outer membrane beta-barrel protein translates to MGEKDDLVQCGRCRFSICAANLVRIATTAMCAVLILVLQTGVSGADEWSLTPSVQLRNQYDDNIFLSVDDPVSTWGGSLSPLIDLRKRTTTGFLGIGARLIFNRYATDEIRDTNIQLLTISGRSATQLSRYNLTGSYRRDTTIATVSAAPEDDDEEDGQAVDAPDVDAGLVETQVRRNRLSLRPSWTYSLARLTSLRLSYSLNSTNYSDDAGTSLEDYRRYRISAAITHRLTQGDQLSVNVGAGTYKSPDRGSETDDYSLSVGLSHNYSPLLRGNVTVGVRSSTTTFNDVEDDSTGGSLTASLVKKSTELTTYRFQAGRNLYPSGAGTLVLSDHLQARVLHQISPVLSFSLFANVQKNSSPDFFSGSVDRLYYDIEPGFRYLLTRLWSIDGSYRYRWQEYEDRADSADSNAVFVAINYAWPRLAVSR, encoded by the coding sequence ATGGGTGAGAAGGACGATTTAGTTCAATGCGGTCGTTGCAGATTCAGCATTTGCGCTGCGAATCTTGTGCGGATTGCCACGACAGCGATGTGTGCAGTCCTTATCCTCGTATTGCAAACCGGTGTATCGGGGGCGGATGAGTGGTCCCTTACCCCATCGGTGCAGTTACGAAATCAGTATGATGACAATATCTTCCTGAGCGTGGATGACCCTGTTTCCACATGGGGTGGAAGCCTTTCCCCGCTGATTGATCTGCGAAAACGCACGACAACCGGCTTCCTGGGTATCGGCGCGCGTTTGATTTTCAATCGCTATGCCACAGACGAGATCAGAGACACCAACATCCAGTTGCTGACCATCAGCGGTCGCAGTGCTACGCAACTCAGTCGATACAATCTGACCGGATCGTACCGGCGTGATACGACGATCGCGACAGTTTCCGCCGCGCCTGAAGATGACGATGAAGAGGACGGCCAGGCAGTAGACGCGCCTGATGTGGACGCCGGCCTGGTGGAGACCCAGGTCAGGCGGAACAGACTGTCTCTGCGCCCGTCCTGGACATACTCCCTGGCACGGCTGACCTCGCTGAGGCTGTCATATTCCCTTAACAGCACAAACTATTCCGACGATGCCGGCACCTCGTTGGAGGACTATCGGCGTTACCGCATCAGTGCAGCCATAACGCACCGATTGACGCAGGGGGACCAGTTGAGCGTGAACGTGGGCGCTGGGACATACAAGTCGCCTGACAGGGGTTCTGAGACTGATGATTACAGTCTGAGCGTCGGCTTGAGCCATAACTACTCCCCCTTGTTGCGCGGGAATGTGACCGTAGGCGTGCGATCATCGACAACGACGTTCAACGATGTCGAGGACGATTCCACCGGTGGGTCGCTCACGGCCAGCCTAGTGAAAAAATCCACGGAATTGACCACGTACCGCTTCCAGGCGGGGCGCAATCTGTATCCAAGTGGCGCGGGGACGCTTGTGCTCAGCGACCATCTGCAGGCGAGGGTTTTACACCAGATCTCGCCCGTGCTGTCCTTCTCGCTGTTCGCCAATGTTCAGAAGAATAGTTCACCGGATTTCTTCAGCGGGTCGGTCGATCGGCTCTATTACGACATTGAGCCGGGGTTTCGTTATTTGTTGACCCGCTTGTGGAGTATCGACGGTTCCTACCGATATCGATGGCAGGAGTATGAAGATAGGGCGGATTCTGCAGACAGCAACGCGGTATTCGTCGCGATCAACTATGCCTGGCCGCGCCTGGCGGTGTCACGATGA
- a CDS encoding CpsD/CapB family tyrosine-protein kinase — translation MSIDRITKAVEKTLQDQQRTGAVQGERPLAADESVDVRKAQVSKEILKKNRVILGDDNSDYGQAYKVLRTRVWHQMRANGWQSLAVTSANPGEGKTLTAINLAIGLAMMETGRTVVLVDLDMRRPSVHRYLGFRPEFGVSDFLLTGMPLQKIMVDIGVERLTVLPGCASFANSSEILSSARIVHLLNEIKKCFPSRLVIVDLPPVLVTDDVLVLAPHMNAFLMVVEEGRTHARDIRKSVDLLKDANLLGTVLNKTPEATSQYYGY, via the coding sequence ATGTCCATAGACCGGATTACCAAGGCTGTAGAAAAGACGCTGCAGGACCAGCAACGGACGGGTGCTGTCCAGGGAGAGCGCCCGCTGGCGGCTGACGAATCTGTTGATGTTCGCAAGGCGCAGGTATCAAAAGAAATTCTTAAAAAGAACCGGGTCATCCTCGGGGATGATAACAGCGACTATGGCCAGGCCTACAAAGTGCTGCGCACGCGCGTGTGGCACCAGATGCGGGCGAACGGATGGCAATCCCTGGCGGTAACCAGCGCCAATCCAGGGGAAGGCAAGACCCTGACGGCCATCAACCTGGCGATTGGACTGGCCATGATGGAGACCGGGCGGACAGTCGTGCTGGTTGATCTGGACATGCGCCGCCCCTCGGTCCACCGGTATCTGGGATTCCGTCCGGAGTTTGGCGTCAGTGACTTCTTGCTGACTGGCATGCCGCTGCAAAAGATCATGGTCGATATCGGCGTGGAACGCCTCACCGTGCTGCCGGGGTGCGCGTCGTTCGCGAATTCATCCGAGATCCTGTCTTCCGCGAGGATCGTGCATCTGCTGAACGAGATCAAGAAATGCTTTCCGTCGCGCCTCGTCATCGTCGACCTTCCGCCAGTGCTGGTGACGGATGACGTGCTGGTGCTGGCGCCGCATATGAATGCCTTTCTCATGGTCGTCGAAGAGGGTCGCACCCATGCGCGGGATATCCGCAAATCGGTCGACCTGCTGAAGGACGCGAATTTGTTGGGGACGGTGTTGAACAAGACGCCGGAAGCTACCAGCCAGTACTATGGCTACTGA
- the rfbF gene encoding glucose-1-phosphate cytidylyltransferase has translation MKVVILAGGLGTRISEETQLKPKPMVEVGGKPILWHIMKIYSAYGINDFIICCGYKGYVIKEYFSNYVLHMSDVTFDLKNNRMEMHQNGTDPWRVTLVDTGENTGTGGRLRRVRSYLDDEDFCFTYGDGVCSVNITSLIQFHRQQGRLATLTATQMPGRFGALNLDGPRVHKFEEKPKGDRGWINGGYFVLSPKVLDYIDGDHIFWEKEPMERLASDCQLAAFLHEGYWHPMDSLKDKNDLEALWASGRAPWKVW, from the coding sequence ATGAAGGTTGTCATACTGGCCGGAGGTCTGGGTACGCGCATCAGCGAAGAGACTCAGCTGAAGCCGAAACCGATGGTTGAGGTCGGCGGCAAACCCATTCTCTGGCACATCATGAAGATTTATTCCGCATATGGGATCAATGACTTCATTATATGCTGCGGGTACAAGGGATACGTGATCAAGGAGTATTTCTCCAACTATGTCCTCCATATGTCCGATGTCACTTTCGATCTAAAAAACAACCGGATGGAAATGCACCAGAACGGTACCGATCCCTGGCGGGTCACGCTGGTCGACACGGGCGAGAATACCGGCACTGGGGGCCGGCTCCGGCGTGTCAGGTCATATCTGGACGATGAGGATTTCTGCTTCACCTACGGGGACGGTGTCTGTAGTGTCAATATCACTAGCCTGATTCAGTTCCATCGGCAGCAGGGCCGGCTCGCGACCCTGACGGCGACGCAGATGCCGGGGCGCTTCGGTGCGCTGAACCTGGACGGCCCGCGCGTGCACAAATTCGAGGAAAAACCCAAGGGCGATCGCGGCTGGATCAACGGCGGATATTTTGTGTTGTCGCCCAAGGTGCTCGATTATATCGACGGTGACCATATCTTTTGGGAGAAGGAGCCGATGGAGCGGCTCGCCAGCGACTGCCAGCTGGCGGCCTTCCTGCATGAGGGATACTGGCATCCTATGGATTCACTGAAGGACAAGAACGACCTCGAGGCGCTGTGGGCCTCGGGGCGAGCGCCGTGGAAGGTATGGTAA
- the rfbC gene encoding dTDP-4-dehydrorhamnose 3,5-epimerase: MKFREAALAGVFVILPERSEDERGYFARTWCRREFEAHGLSPALVQCGTSFNRHRGTLRGMHYQAEPHQEVKLIRCTRGAIHDVVIDLRPDSPTHRHHVAVRLSAQDGNLLYVPEGFAHGFQTLEDDSEVFYQMSEFYHPAAARGVRWDDPAFGITWPPVGQRILSERDRSWPDYRD, translated from the coding sequence GTGAAGTTCCGAGAGGCCGCACTCGCCGGGGTGTTCGTCATCCTGCCCGAAAGGAGTGAGGACGAGCGCGGGTATTTCGCCCGCACCTGGTGCCGGCGGGAGTTCGAGGCGCATGGTCTGAGCCCTGCGCTCGTCCAGTGCGGTACCTCCTTCAACCGGCACAGAGGTACTCTGCGCGGGATGCATTATCAGGCGGAACCGCATCAGGAGGTCAAGCTGATTCGTTGCACGCGCGGCGCCATACACGATGTGGTGATCGATCTGCGGCCGGATTCGCCCACACACAGGCATCATGTTGCAGTCAGGCTGTCCGCACAGGATGGCAATCTGCTGTATGTACCGGAGGGCTTCGCCCACGGATTCCAGACCCTGGAAGACGACAGCGAGGTGTTCTACCAGATGTCAGAGTTCTACCATCCCGCGGCGGCGCGCGGCGTCAGATGGGACGATCCGGCATTCGGGATAACCTGGCCGCCCGTGGGACAACGCATACTGTCCGAACGCGACCGAAGCTGGCCGGATTACAGGGATTGA
- a CDS encoding DUF4910 domain-containing protein: MTGGVTSGNLLSPGLGELMHGLVRELYPICRSITGEGVRRTLARVRDHIALEVREVPSGTRVFDWTVPEEWNIRDAYIKNEAGERLVDFRACNLHVVSYSEPVQRTMSLAELRPHLITLPDQPDLVPYRTSYYNRTWGFCLSQRQLDALPDGQYKVCIDSGFSQGHLTYGEYVVPGMSDDEILISCHICHPSLANDNLSGIALATFLARHLATTEHRYTYRFLFIPGTIGSITWLAHNEDRANHIRHGLVLSCVGDAGGPTYKRSRRGNAAVDRAVEHVLKHCGRQAVIEDFSPYGYDERQYCSPAFDLPVGLFERSQYGKFPEYHNSADNLDFVRAEYLEESYRMVAGVLEILENDGSFLNILPKCEPQLGKRGLYSAIGGDKDAARKQMAMLWILNQSDGAHSMLDIAERANIPFASILETARLLEEKGLLSRA, from the coding sequence ATGACAGGCGGAGTGACAAGCGGGAATCTCCTGAGCCCCGGGCTGGGCGAGCTCATGCATGGGCTGGTCCGCGAGTTGTATCCGATCTGCCGCAGCATCACCGGAGAGGGCGTGCGCCGGACGCTCGCACGGGTGCGCGATCATATCGCCCTCGAGGTGCGCGAAGTGCCGTCGGGAACCCGTGTATTCGACTGGACGGTACCGGAGGAGTGGAATATACGTGATGCGTACATCAAGAATGAAGCTGGCGAGCGCCTCGTCGACTTCAGGGCGTGTAATCTCCATGTCGTAAGTTACAGCGAACCGGTCCAGCGGACGATGTCGCTGGCCGAGTTGCGCCCGCACCTCATCACGCTGCCCGACCAGCCCGATCTGGTGCCTTACCGGACCTCCTATTACAACCGTACCTGGGGGTTCTGCCTGAGTCAGCGACAGCTCGACGCACTGCCCGACGGGCAGTACAAGGTGTGCATCGACTCCGGCTTCTCGCAGGGTCATCTGACGTACGGGGAGTACGTTGTTCCGGGCATGAGCGACGACGAGATCCTGATTTCCTGCCACATCTGCCATCCCTCGCTCGCCAACGACAACCTGTCCGGCATCGCGCTGGCGACATTCCTCGCCCGGCACCTCGCCACCACGGAACATCGATACACCTACCGCTTCCTGTTCATCCCGGGGACGATCGGCTCCATTACCTGGCTTGCGCACAACGAAGACAGGGCCAATCACATCAGACATGGCCTGGTCCTGTCCTGCGTCGGCGACGCCGGCGGACCGACCTACAAGCGCAGCAGGCGTGGAAACGCCGCGGTTGATCGTGCGGTGGAGCACGTGCTGAAACACTGCGGACGGCAGGCCGTGATCGAGGATTTCTCCCCTTACGGCTACGACGAGCGGCAGTACTGTTCCCCGGCATTCGACCTGCCGGTCGGCCTGTTCGAGCGCAGTCAGTACGGCAAGTTCCCCGAATACCACAACTCGGCCGACAATCTCGACTTCGTTCGCGCCGAGTACCTCGAGGAGTCGTATCGTATGGTGGCCGGGGTGCTGGAGATCCTGGAGAACGATGGATCTTTCCTCAATATCCTGCCGAAGTGCGAGCCGCAGCTGGGCAAGCGGGGATTATACAGCGCGATCGGTGGCGACAAGGACGCCGCCCGCAAGCAGATGGCGATGCTCTGGATCCTGAACCAGTCCGACGGCGCGCATTCAATGCTCGACATTGCAGAACGGGCAAATATCCCGTTCGCCAGCATTCTTGAAACGGCGAGGCTGCTGGAGGAGAAAGGCCTGCTTAGCCGGGCCTGA
- a CDS encoding methyltransferase domain-containing protein, with protein MKKNNNAVPTCRFCDAALIHTFVDLGMSPLSNAYLTADKLRRMEPFFPLHAHVCGSCFLVQLEEFQSPSEIFTDYAYFSSYSASWLDHARRYAREMVNRFAMDATWQVVEIASNDGYLLRDFKQAGIPVLGIEPAENVAKVAQQAGIPTVVKFFGAQTAMGLVADGVQADLLVGNNVLAHVPALNDFVAGMKTLLSARGVITMEFPHLMRLMSENQFDTIYHEHFSYLSLLTVEKVFAHHGLRIFDVAQLPTHGGSLRIYACHSGNGNLPQTAAVEALRRQEQGYGLDRMETYTAFGEQVRETKRKLLEFLIRAKRDGKRIVGYGAPAQGSTLLNYCGIRTDFLDYTVDISPHKQGLYLPGTRIPIFAPDKISETRPDYVLILPWNLREEVMNQMAQIRMWGGQFLVPIPEIRVYP; from the coding sequence ATGAAAAAAAATAACAATGCGGTGCCGACATGCCGGTTCTGTGATGCAGCACTGATCCATACGTTTGTCGACCTGGGTATGTCGCCTCTGTCGAATGCCTACCTGACTGCGGACAAGCTGCGCAGGATGGAGCCGTTCTTTCCCCTGCATGCCCATGTCTGCGGGTCCTGTTTTCTGGTGCAACTGGAGGAGTTCCAGAGCCCCTCCGAGATCTTCACAGACTACGCATATTTTTCCTCGTATTCGGCCAGCTGGCTCGACCATGCGAGGCGGTATGCCCGCGAGATGGTCAATCGATTCGCGATGGACGCGACCTGGCAGGTGGTGGAGATCGCCAGCAACGACGGTTACCTGCTGCGTGATTTCAAGCAGGCCGGTATCCCGGTGCTGGGAATCGAGCCGGCAGAGAACGTCGCCAAGGTAGCGCAGCAGGCCGGCATCCCTACGGTGGTCAAATTTTTCGGGGCCCAGACGGCCATGGGCCTGGTGGCGGACGGTGTGCAGGCCGACCTTCTGGTAGGCAACAATGTCCTCGCGCACGTCCCCGCCCTGAATGATTTTGTCGCCGGGATGAAGACCCTCCTCAGTGCACGCGGCGTCATTACCATGGAGTTTCCGCACCTGATGCGCCTGATGAGCGAGAACCAGTTTGATACCATTTATCACGAACACTTTTCCTATCTCTCCCTGCTCACTGTCGAGAAGGTCTTCGCGCACCACGGCCTGAGGATCTTCGACGTCGCGCAGCTGCCTACCCACGGCGGGTCGCTGCGGATCTACGCCTGCCATTCCGGGAATGGAAATCTGCCCCAGACAGCCGCCGTGGAGGCGCTGCGACGGCAGGAGCAGGGGTACGGCCTGGATCGCATGGAGACCTATACCGCCTTCGGCGAACAGGTCCGCGAGACCAAGCGCAAGCTGCTGGAATTCCTGATCCGCGCCAAACGCGACGGGAAACGGATCGTTGGCTACGGCGCGCCGGCCCAGGGCAGCACCCTGTTGAATTACTGTGGCATCCGCACTGACTTTCTCGACTACACGGTGGACATCAGTCCGCACAAGCAGGGGCTATACCTGCCCGGTACCCGCATCCCGATCTTCGCCCCGGACAAGATCAGCGAGACGCGGCCCGATTATGTGCTGATCCTGCCGTGGAATCTCCGTGAGGAGGTCATGAATCAGATGGCGCAAATCCGTATGTGGGGCGGGCAGTTTCTGGTGCCGATCCCGGAGATCAGGGTCTATCCGTGA